The genomic DNA TGGTGCCACCACACTATCAGGCGACACCTTTGGGAAATTTACATGTCAGGTTCTTGAATATTTTAGGTCATCACATTTCAGTCTAATGCCGCCAATATGTCAAACGGCACTAGCAAAACATTGTAGCAAATgcttatttttgtaattaatctATTTCCATACAATTTtcgtaattaattttttatatattatttgggtaaaaaaTCCGtacattaaatatttattatttaaaaatgacATGATTTTTTTATTTGCAGTCCGTTTCACTTGTAAGCAATAAAACTTCTAAAGTATATATTAGTTAACTATATGTTAAAAAATTTGGTGCATGGTATTGTGACtgtaataaaagtaattaaattagTCTCTTTATTATTAAATATGGATCAATTTATTTCatgtactattaaaaagaatcaaataagatCAAATTATAACAAAGATAATATTTACTATTTAAGAAATgacatgaaaaatatatatttttcatttgctATTCAACTCCAAATAAAATGTTGCACTTGCATaactataaaaatttcaaaacattaacTATCTATTAAACAATAAACAATATTTTTAGAGAATAAATGttaattctattaaaatttaattttatttaattttttaataataaaaaattaaattaatctatttaatagTAAAAGGGTGTCTTTTAACTCCTCCCTATAATAGAGAGATTTCACCATcgcaaacaaaaaaaatatatgtctccatattttttattttttttattgctAAAACAAGATATAGTAATAGCACATCTCAATAAATAAACAAAACATGAGACAATTAATAATTTCGTGTGTAAAAAAAACATGAAACTAATAGATCAATCTCGAGCAAACTCAATTTTGATGCCACCAATCTTAGCTAAACCCTTACCAAATTTAGGCACCAAAGTGACCACAACACCATCATCATCCTCAGCATCCAATTCCTCCAGCAAATCCGTCAACCCTAACCTCAAAAATGTCGCCATTTTCTTCCCATGCTTATGTTTATGCGGAACGTTGACGAAACTCCCCGCGAATTCAGTGTTGTTTGGTCCGATCACCGTGTCATCTTCATCGTTAATGTACACATCAAATTTCACCACTTGATGTCGGTCGAATTCGATGTTCTCAATCACCaacacctcctcttcttcttctttttcttttctactCCTTGATTTCTTCGGCCTCGCAACTTCGAGGCTGACGATATCGTCTAAAACGAGAGGGAACTTAACAATTCTTACAACCTTTTTCTTTGTCTCCGCTGCATTGGCAACTCCCAAAGCTCTTTTCACTTTACTTATAACCCTTTTAGGTGTTGGCTTGGTTTTTATCCAAGGGATTTCGACGTTTTGATACTCGTATCCTAATTTCTTAGTGTCAAGGCAATCACGAACCTTAACACGTACAAGATTAGCATTTTCATcgtagaaaagaaaagccgaaTCTAACCAATCCGAGTCGGTGAAATCAGTTCGTTTCCCTCCCAATGTCTTCCAAACCGACCACACCCGGTCCACATTTGAGTGATGAGCATAAAAAATAGGGTCTCTCCCGGCCGAATAAAAGTTCCCCATGTTCTCAAAATTCTGTTGCGTATTGTCACCGCACCAAATGTGGACCGGTCCGTGAGGGATGTTCTCAAGGGAACCGGCACCGGGGTCAGGTTCCTCCCCGGCACGATAAGCATTCCCTAGGAAAAGTTTAGCAGTTTTCCCATTAGACACCATTTGTCTATACATGACGTTGAGGTTACTCGATATCTGATCTTTACTTGACAAGGTTTCATCAATGCCGTTGTAATCGAGATCGAGGAGGGTCGGCGGTTTATGACTGGCGTTACGAAGCTTATCGTAGAGGGGAGAATTAGGGTTTGCATAAATAGCAGGCATTTGCATGCCGGCCGGAGAATCCCAATTCCAAAATGGCATTGCAAAAGTTGGATCATCAATCAATTTCCCCAATATTTTTTCAAAGAAATAAAGATAAAATCTATGAAAGGGGAAAAACAGCCATGAATTATGAACTTGAAGATCAAGATCAGGGAACCCTAATTGATGATAAGCTCCATCACAATAAGCACAATGAACATTTGCTTGTTGCATGAAACTACGTGGATCACTAGCAGGGAGAGCTTTCATTAGCTCAATGGCCTTGGAAAATTTAGCCAAGTAATCACCATTAACTAAATGAGCTGCTGGTCGAGTTCGTAATGGGGCATTCGAAGGAGGGAGGACGAAATCCACGATTTTCGTCGACTGCGGTGGGCAACAATTGATGTTTGCAGCACCGGTAGGTAGGTCCGGTCGACCGCAATGAGTGAAGTTCGGGCCGGTGATTGGCTTCGCGAATGCTAACGATTCGTTAAGCGATGATACGCCGTAAAGACCTCCAAGGCCAAGGAGAATGTCTCTTCTATCAAACTTGTTTTGATCATCACCATTTGTGGCTTTGCATGACACTGGTTTGGATATGAAGTTTGGCTTTCGTTTACCAGGTATTGAAAGTTGGGA from Gossypium arboreum isolate Shixiya-1 chromosome 9, ASM2569848v2, whole genome shotgun sequence includes the following:
- the LOC108456176 gene encoding polyphenol oxidase, chloroplastic-like; amino-acid sequence: MVSLLPPSVAISGGSGGTTTSFLPKTSQLSIPGKRKPNFISKPVSCKATNGDDQNKFDRRDILLGLGGLYGVSSLNESLAFAKPITGPNFTHCGRPDLPTGAANINCCPPQSTKIVDFVLPPSNAPLRTRPAAHLVNGDYLAKFSKAIELMKALPASDPRSFMQQANVHCAYCDGAYHQLGFPDLDLQVHNSWLFFPFHRFYLYFFEKILGKLIDDPTFAMPFWNWDSPAGMQMPAIYANPNSPLYDKLRNASHKPPTLLDLDYNGIDETLSSKDQISSNLNVMYRQMVSNGKTAKLFLGNAYRAGEEPDPGAGSLENIPHGPVHIWCGDNTQQNFENMGNFYSAGRDPIFYAHHSNVDRVWSVWKTLGGKRTDFTDSDWLDSAFLFYDENANLVRVKVRDCLDTKKLGYEYQNVEIPWIKTKPTPKRVISKVKRALGVANAAETKKKVVRIVKFPLVLDDIVSLEVARPKKSRSRKEKEEEEEVLVIENIEFDRHQVVKFDVYINDEDDTVIGPNNTEFAGSFVNVPHKHKHGKKMATFLRLGLTDLLEELDAEDDDGVVVTLVPKFGKGLAKIGGIKIEFARD